From a single Cyclobacterium marinum DSM 745 genomic region:
- a CDS encoding Rossmann-fold NAD(P)-binding domain-containing protein has translation MSRIAFVSGASGLIGIQLLHQLFKNESFDWVISFGRRELAFKHQKLVQVKVDFGQLDKVDLINEVRNQNMGGDKQSLIKGLSEKATTICAFSSLGTTIKKAGSKESFYRIDHDFVVSFARFSLQNGAKRFLYVSALGADAQSSIFYNKVKGEVENDLKRMDFDYVGIFQPSLLLGERKESRPGEEIGKVLMKFVAFFGLFKKYKPIYDHQVAKAMVQKALNIKMTGNETIPSSEMHKMTQ, from the coding sequence ATGAGTCGTATCGCATTCGTGTCAGGAGCTTCTGGACTGATAGGTATTCAGTTGTTACATCAACTTTTTAAAAATGAGTCTTTTGATTGGGTGATTTCCTTTGGTAGAAGGGAGTTGGCATTCAAGCACCAAAAGTTGGTTCAGGTAAAGGTTGATTTCGGTCAGTTGGACAAAGTGGACCTGATAAATGAAGTAAGGAATCAAAATATGGGAGGAGATAAACAATCTCTCATCAAAGGTTTGTCAGAAAAAGCGACTACAATCTGTGCCTTTAGTTCATTGGGGACTACCATCAAAAAAGCCGGTTCCAAAGAAAGCTTTTACCGTATTGATCATGATTTTGTGGTTTCATTTGCAAGGTTTTCCTTACAGAATGGCGCCAAAAGATTTTTGTATGTCAGTGCTTTAGGTGCAGATGCTCAGTCATCCATTTTCTATAATAAAGTCAAAGGAGAGGTAGAAAATGACCTTAAAAGAATGGACTTTGATTACGTGGGTATTTTCCAACCTTCTCTATTATTGGGAGAAAGGAAGGAAAGTAGGCCTGGTGAAGAAATAGGGAAAGTGCTGATGAAATTTGTAGCATTTTTTGGGCTATTCAAGAAGTATAAGCCTATTTATGACCACCAAGTTGCTAAAGCCATGGTGCAAAAGGCTTTAAATATTAAAATGACAGGAAATGAGACCATCCCCTCGTCCGAAATGCATAAAATGACACAATGA
- a CDS encoding YkvA family protein — translation MDSYSSGQNLFEKVKAIYLNRAEHIAGTEKKLKALLVKVNQKWQELSQNPTFAQVKFQIEIFIRMIKAHLNKKYAGLSNRSLGLIVLGLFYFALPTDLVPDFIPFVGYVDDITVLLAIFKSIQSDIEKFLDWEKNQDL, via the coding sequence ATGGATAGTTATTCTTCAGGTCAAAACCTTTTTGAGAAGGTCAAAGCCATCTACTTAAACAGGGCAGAGCATATTGCAGGAACAGAGAAAAAACTAAAAGCCTTACTAGTAAAAGTTAACCAAAAATGGCAAGAGCTTTCTCAAAACCCTACTTTTGCGCAGGTCAAATTTCAGATAGAGATATTTATTAGAATGATAAAAGCTCATCTGAATAAAAAATATGCAGGTTTATCCAATAGGTCTTTAGGACTAATAGTCTTAGGGCTATTTTATTTTGCCTTACCTACTGACTTGGTGCCGGATTTTATACCGTTTGTAGGCTATGTAGATGACATCACTGTATTACTGGCTATTTTTAAAAGCATTCAATCTGATATTGAGAAGTTTCTAGATTGGGAAAAAAATCAAGACCTATGA
- the dtd gene encoding D-aminoacyl-tRNA deacylase: MIVVLQRVKEASVSITGKDKAAIGSGILVLLGIESADNLEDISWLCRKIVNMRIFADDEGVMNKSVLETKGEVLVVSQFTLHASTKKGNRPSYIKAAKPEIAIPLYEDFVKEISGLLGKTVPTGEFGADMQVSLVNDGPVTIILDSKNKV; this comes from the coding sequence ATGATTGTAGTTTTACAAAGAGTAAAAGAAGCATCAGTAAGTATAACAGGTAAAGATAAGGCTGCTATTGGATCAGGAATATTGGTCTTACTTGGTATTGAATCTGCCGATAATCTTGAAGATATTTCTTGGCTATGCAGGAAAATAGTAAATATGAGAATATTTGCCGATGACGAAGGGGTGATGAACAAAAGTGTGCTGGAAACAAAAGGAGAGGTATTGGTAGTAAGTCAATTTACACTTCATGCAAGTACCAAAAAAGGTAACAGACCCTCTTATATAAAGGCTGCTAAGCCAGAAATAGCCATTCCACTATATGAAGATTTTGTGAAGGAAATATCCGGTCTATTAGGTAAAACTGTTCCGACCGGTGAGTTTGGAGCAGATATGCAGGTTTCCTTAGTAAATGATGGTCCGGTTACCATTATTTTAGATTCTAAAAATAAAGTTTAA
- a CDS encoding HesB/IscA family protein: MLTPINITPKALEEIKTIISTKNIPLEYALRVGVKGGGCGGVSYALGFDLKKDEDQSFDIEGLTVLIEKKHVMFLMGMQVDFHESNEARGFVFTNPELPKRHDVE, translated from the coding sequence ATGTTAACACCGATAAATATTACACCAAAGGCTCTTGAAGAGATTAAAACCATAATATCCACAAAGAACATCCCCTTGGAATATGCTTTAAGAGTAGGCGTTAAAGGTGGGGGTTGTGGTGGAGTATCTTACGCTTTAGGTTTTGACTTAAAAAAAGATGAAGACCAAAGCTTTGACATAGAAGGTTTGACAGTCTTGATAGAGAAAAAACATGTTATGTTTTTGATGGGAATGCAGGTTGATTTCCATGAAAGTAATGAAGCCAGAGGGTTTGTATTCACCAACCCTGAACTGCCCAAAAGGC
- a CDS encoding DUF7935 family protein, whose protein sequence is MDYLFDLLKIIVPAGLAIYGMFIITVSFLKKEREIKWLDIKSKNAEQIIPLRIQAAERLCLLMERISPNNLVRRVNGPEMLAGELHGLLIQEIRNEFNHNLSQQVYFTDDTWETIRSAVEQTISLINNAYQQIGGEARSIELSKRIFQLAMEVEQDTLGIALRKIKDEIRIYY, encoded by the coding sequence ATGGATTACCTCTTTGATTTATTAAAAATAATTGTTCCTGCCGGCCTGGCAATATATGGCATGTTTATTATTACGGTATCATTTTTGAAGAAGGAAAGGGAGATAAAGTGGTTGGATATTAAATCGAAAAACGCTGAACAAATAATCCCTTTGCGTATTCAAGCTGCTGAACGTCTCTGTCTATTAATGGAGCGGATTTCTCCCAATAACTTGGTGAGGCGAGTTAATGGACCGGAGATGCTTGCAGGCGAATTGCATGGCCTTTTAATTCAGGAAATCAGGAACGAATTCAATCATAATTTATCCCAACAAGTGTATTTCACTGATGATACTTGGGAAACCATTAGGTCTGCAGTGGAACAAACCATTTCTTTAATAAACAATGCCTACCAACAAATAGGTGGGGAAGCGAGAAGTATTGAATTGTCAAAAAGAATATTTCAACTCGCAATGGAAGTGGAACAGGATACTCTGGGAATTGCTCTAAGGAAAATCAAGGATGAAATACGCATATACTATTGA